One Desulfovulcanus ferrireducens genomic window carries:
- a CDS encoding rhodanese-like domain-containing protein — translation MNSFDNALREMDLDFFGSGEHGIGLDGATSLIGQDKAIFLDVRTHEEVQLLSFPFAKHIPVNEIPDRLNELPKDKLIIIFCSSIFRSALVYGYLLSKGFEQIKGLLASTEQLVTALKPGPIFKRQKV, via the coding sequence ATGAACTCCTTTGACAACGCTTTAAGAGAAATGGATCTTGATTTCTTTGGTTCCGGAGAGCATGGCATCGGTCTGGATGGTGCTACCAGTTTAATCGGGCAGGACAAGGCCATCTTTTTGGATGTGCGCACACATGAGGAAGTACAACTTCTCTCTTTTCCTTTTGCCAAACACATACCGGTCAATGAAATCCCTGACCGCTTGAACGAACTGCCCAAAGACAAACTGATTATCATCTTCTGTTCTTCAATCTTCCGCTCTGCCCTGGTCTATGGTTATCTGCTCTCCAAAGGCTTTGAGCAGATCAAAGGTCTTCTGGCTTCTACTGAACAACTGGTTACGGCTCTGAAGCCTGGTCCTATTTTTAAAAGGCAAAAAGTATAG
- a CDS encoding arsenic metallochaperone ArsD family protein → MAKIKMEIYVPFLGCGCRPGMKIDSNLEKLQQTLIKLKKKYKNDIAYLIYSLNLHLNRFREHKELVYILQNEGDSGLPAIFINGKMVFHGHYPDYEELETAIERFNN, encoded by the coding sequence ATGGCCAAAATCAAGATGGAAATTTATGTTCCCTTTTTGGGCTGTGGCTGCAGGCCAGGAATGAAGATAGACAGCAATCTGGAAAAACTGCAGCAAACTCTCATCAAGTTGAAAAAAAAATATAAAAACGACATCGCCTACCTTATATACTCTTTGAATTTACATCTAAATCGCTTTAGGGAACACAAGGAACTTGTATACATCCTGCAAAATGAGGGAGACTCAGGCCTGCCTGCTATTTTTATCAATGGAAAAATGGTCTTCCACGGCCATTATCCAGATTATGAAGAACTGGAAACGGCAATAGAACGCTTTAATAATTAA
- a CDS encoding thioredoxin family protein has translation MEIKILGTGCPTCQKTAKIVEEAVQEAGIEAKIEKLTDIQEIASYGVLSPPGIVIDGEVKSTGKVPTKEEVLSWLG, from the coding sequence ATGGAAATCAAAATCCTGGGTACTGGTTGCCCAACCTGTCAGAAAACAGCCAAAATAGTTGAAGAAGCTGTACAAGAAGCCGGTATTGAGGCCAAAATCGAAAAGCTTACCGACATTCAGGAAATTGCCAGCTATGGCGTGCTGTCTCCTCCGGGTATAGTTATTGATGGCGAAGTCAAGTCCACTGGCAAAGTGCCCACAAAAGAAGAAGTCCTGTCATGGCTGGGATGA
- a CDS encoding permease, giving the protein MKPLEKINCACENTAGPNNKQKSGLAKYIALVILALFLWVIIYTQLLRFSKFLVFDLLGLEPGTHLGEALQFFVYDTPKVLMLMSLVIFFVGIIRSFFTPERTRKILAGKKEFVGNIMAALLGIVTPFCTCSAVPLFIGFVTAGIPLGVTFSFLISAPMVNEIAVVLLYGLLGWKIAAIYMGTGLLVAIVAGWVIGRLPMERHIQDWVLKIRTSADDVPEETKTWEDRIRYAAHTVKDIVGKVWIYLVLGIAVGAAIHGYVPENFMASIMGKNTWWSVPLAVLIGIPMYSNAAGIVPVVEALLGKGASLGTALAFMMSVIALSFPEMVILRKVLKVKLILTFIAVVGSGILIVGYLFNYLI; this is encoded by the coding sequence ATGAAACCTCTGGAGAAAATCAACTGTGCTTGTGAGAATACCGCTGGGCCAAATAACAAACAAAAATCAGGCCTTGCTAAATACATAGCTCTTGTAATTCTGGCCCTTTTTTTATGGGTGATCATTTACACCCAACTTCTTCGGTTTTCAAAATTCCTGGTCTTTGACCTTTTGGGTCTAGAACCTGGTACTCATCTGGGCGAGGCTCTCCAATTCTTTGTCTATGATACTCCAAAGGTGCTCATGCTGATGAGCCTGGTCATCTTTTTTGTAGGCATTATCCGCTCTTTTTTCACTCCGGAACGAACCAGAAAAATCCTGGCCGGAAAAAAAGAATTCGTAGGCAATATCATGGCTGCGCTTTTGGGCATAGTTACTCCGTTTTGTACCTGTTCTGCCGTGCCTTTATTTATCGGTTTTGTAACAGCCGGTATCCCTTTAGGCGTAACCTTTTCCTTTCTAATCTCCGCGCCCATGGTCAATGAAATTGCCGTGGTTCTTTTATACGGCCTTTTGGGCTGGAAAATCGCGGCCATTTACATGGGCACGGGTTTATTGGTGGCCATTGTGGCCGGCTGGGTTATTGGTCGCCTGCCCATGGAAAGGCACATCCAGGATTGGGTTCTAAAAATACGAACCAGTGCCGATGATGTGCCGGAAGAAACAAAAACCTGGGAAGACCGCATTCGCTATGCAGCCCATACGGTTAAAGATATCGTGGGCAAAGTCTGGATCTATTTAGTGCTTGGCATTGCCGTGGGCGCTGCCATCCACGGTTATGTGCCGGAAAACTTCATGGCTTCTATAATGGGCAAAAACACATGGTGGTCAGTACCTCTGGCAGTATTAATCGGCATCCCCATGTATTCCAATGCAGCCGGCATTGTACCCGTTGTCGAAGCGCTTTTGGGTAAAGGTGCAAGTTTAGGCACAGCCCTGGCCTTTATGATGAGTGTTATTGCCCTGTCTTTCCCTGAGATGGTCATCCTGCGCAAGGTCCTGAAAGTAAAACTTATCCTTACATTTATTGCGGTTGTTGGCTCAGGGATTTTAATTGTTGGTTATTTATTTAATTACCTGATTTAA
- a CDS encoding ArsR/SmtB family transcription factor, which yields MKQFLKTMKALSDPNRVKIIKMLEQREMCVCEIRAALGLAQPTISKHLKVLEDAGLVESTKEGMWVNYKLASATANDDSIYARTMLTQLKQWLNDDPEIKKLLGSLKYISRETICKE from the coding sequence ATGAAACAATTCCTAAAGACAATGAAGGCCCTATCTGACCCAAATCGGGTCAAAATTATCAAGATGTTAGAACAAAGGGAAATGTGTGTCTGCGAGATTCGGGCCGCCCTGGGGCTGGCCCAGCCTACCATCTCCAAACACTTAAAAGTACTGGAAGATGCAGGACTTGTAGAAAGCACTAAAGAAGGCATGTGGGTAAACTACAAGCTAGCCAGCGCTACCGCTAATGATGACTCTATTTATGCCCGGACCATGCTTACGCAGTTAAAACAGTGGTTAAACGATGATCCGGAGATAAAAAAATTGCTTGGTTCATTAAAGTACATATCTCGTGAAACTATTTGTAAAGAATAA
- a CDS encoding HNH endonuclease, producing the protein MILEEYKKKFSNLRTDAGRNRWPSITCHRAPYKPFLLLSVMDLIAAGLIKENFIEPNYDLAETFHQYWTRIMPLGTKGNMALPFYHLNSEGFWHLVPKQGMRKNSRVTTSVTRLRQHYAGARLDDELFLFLKNSETKEILRAILVDTYFAHEIRSILREQGIINYEAYQYAEKLLAAEATLNNYGKEKNQNDRKKKVRDQGFRKAIVRIYEHRCALCGIRMLTPDGHTVVDAAHIKPWSESYDDRPTNGLSLCKLCHWSFDEGLIGVNDQYKVMISSAVRTEQNMPGHMMALAERPIILPQKENFYPALENIAWHRKKIFRK; encoded by the coding sequence ATGATCCTTGAAGAGTATAAGAAAAAATTTTCAAACTTAAGGACGGACGCAGGACGGAACCGCTGGCCTTCCATAACTTGCCATCGCGCCCCGTACAAACCATTCTTGCTTTTGTCTGTAATGGATCTAATTGCCGCAGGTTTAATCAAGGAAAATTTTATTGAGCCCAATTATGACCTAGCAGAAACTTTTCATCAATACTGGACCAGAATCATGCCTCTGGGCACTAAAGGAAATATGGCTCTTCCATTCTACCATCTAAACAGCGAAGGTTTTTGGCATCTCGTGCCTAAACAGGGTATGAGAAAAAATTCCAGAGTTACCACATCAGTGACCAGGTTGCGCCAACATTATGCAGGAGCCAGACTAGATGACGAACTTTTTTTATTTTTAAAGAATAGTGAAACAAAAGAAATTTTAAGGGCCATACTCGTAGATACTTATTTTGCCCATGAAATCCGGTCAATTTTGCGCGAACAGGGGATAATTAACTATGAGGCTTACCAATATGCTGAAAAATTATTAGCGGCAGAAGCCACTTTAAATAACTATGGAAAAGAGAAAAATCAAAATGATCGTAAAAAGAAAGTCAGGGATCAGGGGTTTCGCAAAGCCATCGTGCGGATTTATGAACACCGCTGTGCTTTATGTGGGATAAGAATGTTGACCCCAGACGGTCATACTGTGGTTGACGCCGCTCACATCAAACCCTGGAGCGAAAGCTATGATGACCGGCCAACAAATGGTCTATCCCTCTGCAAACTATGTCATTGGTCATTTGACGAAGGCCTGATAGGTGTCAACGACCAGTATAAAGTTATGATTTCATCTGCGGTAAGAACTGAACAAAACATGCCCGGCCATATGATGGCTCTAGCTGAACGTCCCATTATTTTACCCCAAAAAGAAAATTTTTACCCAGCCTTGGAAAATATCGCCTGGCACAGAAAAAAAATCTTTAGAAAATAG
- a CDS encoding class I SAM-dependent methyltransferase, whose product MSDYYHKNYKNYFDSTFKIDPSSFLSPLIHFLKPGAQILDVGCGSGRDLLWLKKRGFQVRGLERSPGLASLAGSYSQCRVIEGDFKIYDFSKIKVDAIILIGALVHINHHDFKTIFERIALGCKSGGMIQITIKEGTGYQIADDGRKFYLWQDETLRNFFKNSLYQILYFRREVSKLNNTDIWLNYILRKP is encoded by the coding sequence ATGTCTGACTATTATCACAAAAACTATAAAAACTATTTTGACTCCACATTTAAAATTGATCCATCCTCATTTTTATCTCCACTGATACATTTTCTAAAGCCTGGCGCCCAAATACTAGATGTAGGTTGTGGATCGGGTAGAGATTTACTATGGCTTAAAAAGAGAGGATTTCAAGTACGTGGGCTTGAACGTTCTCCAGGGCTAGCAAGTCTTGCTGGGAGTTATTCCCAATGTAGAGTTATAGAGGGCGACTTTAAAATTTATGACTTTTCAAAAATCAAAGTTGACGCTATAATTTTAATTGGTGCGCTAGTCCATATTAACCATCACGACTTTAAAACAATCTTTGAAAGAATTGCCTTGGGTTGCAAGTCAGGTGGAATGATCCAGATCACAATAAAGGAAGGAACGGGCTATCAAATAGCTGATGATGGACGAAAGTTTTATCTCTGGCAGGATGAAACCCTAAGAAACTTTTTTAAAAACAGCTTATACCAAATCTTGTATTTTAGAAGAGAGGTTTCCAAGTTAAATAACACCGATATCTGGCTAAATTATATTTTAAGAAAACCATGA
- a CDS encoding cupin domain-containing protein, whose protein sequence is MIIKSEYDKIKPYTTKDGSIIRELIHPSVHGNTRQSLAEATIPEGFTTLLHKHYQSEELYHIVEGSGIMFIEDKRFEVKSGDTICTPGASHQIQNTGRIPLRLLCCCSPPLLS, encoded by the coding sequence ATGATAATAAAAAGCGAATACGATAAAATCAAACCTTACACCACCAAAGATGGCTCAATAATCCGTGAACTAATACACCCAAGTGTGCATGGAAATACCAGGCAAAGTCTGGCAGAGGCAACCATTCCGGAAGGCTTTACGACTTTATTGCACAAGCATTATCAATCTGAAGAGTTATATCACATAGTCGAAGGGAGCGGAATAATGTTCATCGAGGACAAGAGATTTGAAGTTAAAAGTGGTGACACAATCTGTACGCCTGGAGCATCCCATCAAATTCAGAATACTGGCAGAATCCCTTTAAGGCTATTGTGTTGCTGTTCACCCCCCCTACTCTCATGA
- a CDS encoding phenylacetate--CoA ligase family protein, which translates to MRTTGYYHELEAKSREELRAEKWERLQNILQLAAAKSREFKDRLSRSGISVQDIASEKDFQAIPPLPKKDLITLQERDLNQLLTTELGNLAHIYMSPGPIFDPEGTDDDYWGWAEAFYAVGFRPKDIVQMTFSYHMTPAGLMLEQPLRKLGCAVIPAGPGNTEAQITLLTKLKATGFVGMASYLKTIGEKAKAAGLDLKKDFNLQVAFVAAEILTPSMRKELEEEFGLILRQGYGTADVGCIAYECPQAQGMHISTRCWVEICHPGTGEPVPEGEIGEVVVTPFSTTYPLIRLATGDLAAIDYSQCPCGRTAPRIKGIFGRTDSTAKVKGQFVYQHQVSQVMAEFPVIINWRLTLTNPQGKDTLTLYVQAREGLDEKKLIAAFKEKIKLLPALEIIPADQKLENGGKIVDERVWEK; encoded by the coding sequence ATGCGTACTACCGGCTATTATCATGAACTGGAAGCAAAGAGTCGAGAAGAACTTCGAGCAGAGAAATGGGAAAGATTACAGAATATTCTTCAGCTTGCCGCTGCAAAAAGCCGGGAATTTAAAGACAGATTGAGTAGATCAGGAATTTCAGTACAGGATATCGCATCGGAAAAAGACTTTCAGGCTATCCCCCCCCTCCCCAAAAAAGACTTAATCACCCTCCAGGAACGAGATTTAAACCAGCTTTTGACCACTGAGCTAGGTAATCTGGCCCATATCTATATGTCCCCCGGCCCTATTTTTGATCCCGAAGGAACAGATGATGATTATTGGGGCTGGGCAGAAGCCTTTTATGCCGTGGGCTTTCGGCCTAAAGATATCGTCCAGATGACCTTCAGCTACCACATGACTCCTGCCGGTCTAATGCTGGAGCAGCCTTTACGCAAGCTGGGCTGTGCAGTTATACCTGCCGGTCCTGGCAATACAGAAGCCCAGATCACCCTGCTTACCAAGCTCAAAGCTACCGGTTTTGTGGGCATGGCCAGCTACTTAAAAACAATAGGAGAAAAGGCAAAAGCCGCTGGGCTTGATTTAAAAAAAGATTTTAACCTGCAAGTAGCCTTTGTGGCTGCAGAAATACTGACTCCTTCCATGCGTAAGGAACTGGAAGAGGAGTTCGGCCTGATCCTGCGCCAGGGCTATGGAACAGCCGACGTGGGATGTATTGCCTATGAATGCCCGCAAGCTCAAGGCATGCACATCTCCACCAGGTGTTGGGTAGAAATCTGCCATCCCGGCACAGGAGAGCCAGTGCCTGAAGGCGAGATTGGTGAAGTTGTGGTCACGCCCTTTTCCACTACTTATCCCTTGATTCGCCTTGCCACGGGAGATCTGGCCGCCATTGACTATTCACAATGTCCGTGCGGACGTACCGCACCCAGGATTAAGGGAATCTTTGGGCGCACAGATAGTACGGCCAAGGTTAAAGGACAATTTGTCTATCAACACCAGGTAAGCCAGGTCATGGCTGAATTTCCAGTGATTATTAACTGGCGACTTACTTTGACCAACCCCCAGGGTAAAGACACCCTTACCCTCTATGTCCAGGCCAGAGAGGGCCTGGACGAAAAAAAACTCATTGCCGCCTTTAAGGAAAAGATTAAACTCCTTCCAGCCTTGGAAATTATACCCGCAGATCAAAAACTCGAGAATGGCGGAAAAATTGTGGATGAACGAGTATGGGAGAAATAG